A single region of the Lactobacillus isalae genome encodes:
- a CDS encoding ATP-binding cassette domain-containing protein, with translation MLSKQIKINHLSFQYQNRSIFKNLNLNINEGEFVLLTAPTGSGKSTLLKIISGLEPEFNGKITAGSLKQPFINWGMVFQDPNRQFTMTTPREELIFALENKLVNRTTALKRIDEASKKTNILHLLDRPFLHLSGGEKQRVALAVLIAMESDLFLLDEPFANCDSHNRNFLLNCLSSLHKEGKTILISDHNFSGYKKRATQVLAIKNENIQEVTLSDQAVKEAVPEFSFPPKKTNAIYTFQSFALSFPEKDLISSANLKIYPGKGTLLTGENGSGKTSLFKALTKVISYQGQILFKDKDIKKWHRRPYLEHVGQIFQNPDDQFLNVTVQEELVFSLKHNQNPSINESNLKSLLAKLNLENLDKQVVYSLSGGQKRKLQILVMLMAFPEVLLLDEPFSGLDQKSVSDVIFLLKNYFLDANHSLIVISHQLEQVQKLCDYHLILKDHQLFYTK, from the coding sequence ATGTTGTCCAAACAAATCAAAATTAATCATCTTTCTTTTCAATATCAGAATAGGTCAATCTTTAAAAACCTCAATTTAAATATTAATGAGGGAGAATTTGTCCTACTAACTGCTCCAACTGGTAGCGGTAAATCTACTCTCTTAAAAATTATCTCTGGTCTTGAACCAGAATTTAATGGCAAAATCACTGCTGGTTCTCTAAAGCAGCCCTTTATTAATTGGGGAATGGTCTTTCAAGATCCTAACCGTCAATTCACCATGACAACACCTAGAGAAGAGCTAATATTTGCTTTAGAAAATAAATTAGTTAACCGAACTACTGCCCTAAAACGTATAGATGAGGCAAGCAAGAAAACTAATATTTTACACCTATTAGACCGGCCTTTTCTTCATCTGTCAGGTGGCGAAAAGCAACGCGTTGCCTTGGCTGTTCTAATTGCCATGGAAAGTGACTTATTTTTACTAGACGAACCTTTCGCAAACTGTGATTCTCATAATCGGAACTTTCTACTAAATTGCTTATCATCTCTTCACAAAGAAGGAAAAACAATTTTAATCAGCGATCACAATTTTTCAGGTTATAAAAAACGTGCTACACAAGTTTTAGCTATTAAAAATGAAAATATACAGGAAGTTACGTTATCCGATCAAGCGGTGAAAGAAGCAGTCCCAGAGTTTTCTTTTCCTCCTAAAAAGACTAATGCAATCTATACCTTTCAATCCTTTGCATTATCTTTTCCGGAAAAAGATCTTATCTCTTCAGCTAATCTAAAAATATACCCTGGGAAAGGAACGCTACTAACCGGCGAAAACGGTAGCGGTAAAACATCCTTATTTAAAGCTCTGACTAAAGTTATTTCTTACCAAGGACAAATTCTCTTCAAAGATAAAGACATCAAAAAATGGCACCGTCGTCCATACTTAGAGCACGTAGGACAGATTTTTCAAAATCCGGATGACCAGTTTTTAAATGTCACAGTACAAGAAGAACTTGTTTTCAGCTTAAAGCACAACCAAAATCCATCTATTAATGAATCTAACCTCAAATCTCTTCTCGCTAAACTTAACCTAGAGAATTTAGACAAGCAAGTTGTCTATTCTTTATCTGGCGGACAAAAAAGGAAACTTCAAATTCTCGTCATGTTAATGGCTTTTCCTGAGGTTTTATTGCTAGACGAACCATTTAGTGGATTAGATCAAAAAAGCGTCTCAGACGTCATTTTTTTGCTAAAAAACTACTTTTTAGACGCTAACCATAGTTTGATTGTAATTAGCCACCAACTAGAGCAAGTTCAAAAATTATGTGACTATCACCTTATTTTGAAAGATCACCAACTTTTCTACACTAAATAA
- a CDS encoding ECF transporter S component, whose protein sequence is MKKLHVRDIILIALIAIIFGFIYLASDGLYNALTALLTPIGYGMLANDIMMGIWCIAGPLTGFLVRIPGSAFLGEFLGSCVELIAGEQWGAVNLISGAVQGLGSELGFTFTSYHRYDWFTLFLSATTTTIVTYMYDFIKNGYSYFSTFNMILYFLVRWLSMILFTCVLVKLIVNLLEKAHVVQTNQN, encoded by the coding sequence ATGAAAAAATTACATGTAAGAGATATTATCTTAATTGCCTTAATTGCTATTATTTTTGGTTTTATTTATTTAGCTAGTGACGGCCTCTATAATGCGCTAACAGCTTTGCTTACTCCAATTGGCTATGGGATGTTAGCTAATGACATTATGATGGGGATTTGGTGTATAGCAGGACCATTAACGGGCTTCCTTGTGCGCATCCCAGGCTCTGCCTTTTTAGGAGAATTCCTAGGCTCTTGCGTTGAATTGATTGCCGGAGAACAGTGGGGTGCTGTCAACCTGATTTCTGGTGCTGTTCAAGGTCTAGGTAGTGAATTAGGTTTTACCTTTACTAGCTACCATCGATATGATTGGTTTACTCTTTTCTTATCGGCAACAACTACAACCATTGTTACTTACATGTATGATTTCATAAAGAACGGCTACAGCTACTTCTCAACCTTTAATATGATTCTATATTTTTTAGTCCGTTGGCTCTCAATGATCTTATTTACTTGCGTTTTAGTTAAATTGATTGTAAATCTTCTGGAAAAAGCTCATGTTGTCCAAACAAATCAAAATTAA
- a CDS encoding AraC family transcriptional regulator — MATATLKNYLLSLMQNNQANEIELRTQNFLSYRLYLEGMHYDLIEYQSGSSQLIYCVAGKCEVQVGKQSFSLKSGNILLIEKDSDYAIKLSDKSTVIVKFKLSSDSSWQEQVESVAIDTPTEEKLSTLFLKNLSQDKAFLFTTTSVMWSSQSIREIVQDDINHAAFNNTIGLELLKVVILRNLREQNFKLNERRENSFKDETLDQYIDQHYNDITLAEAAEYFGFNRNYFSTMVKEKTGKSFVEHVDDRRMREARRLLAKPNVSLKEIIETIGYSSKSFFYKKFKHYYGMTPAEMRKRLFREAHINLK, encoded by the coding sequence ATGGCAACAGCGACATTAAAAAATTATTTATTAAGTTTAATGCAAAATAATCAAGCTAATGAAATAGAGCTTCGAACTCAGAATTTTTTGTCTTACCGTCTTTATTTAGAGGGAATGCATTATGACTTGATTGAATATCAGTCCGGAAGTAGTCAATTAATATATTGCGTTGCAGGTAAATGTGAAGTACAGGTAGGGAAGCAGTCTTTTTCTTTAAAAAGTGGAAATATTTTATTAATTGAAAAAGATAGTGATTATGCAATTAAGCTTAGTGATAAGAGTACAGTCATTGTAAAATTTAAGCTAAGTAGTGACTCCTCATGGCAAGAGCAAGTAGAAAGCGTAGCAATTGATACTCCCACTGAAGAGAAACTAAGTACCCTATTTTTAAAGAATTTATCTCAGGATAAAGCCTTTTTATTTACAACTACCTCAGTGATGTGGAGTAGCCAAAGTATCAGAGAGATAGTGCAAGATGATATTAATCATGCGGCATTTAATAACACAATTGGATTAGAGTTACTTAAAGTAGTAATTTTGCGCAATTTACGTGAGCAGAACTTTAAATTGAATGAAAGAAGAGAAAATAGCTTTAAGGATGAGACCTTAGATCAATACATTGACCAACACTATAATGACATCACTCTAGCAGAAGCGGCTGAATATTTTGGCTTTAATCGAAATTACTTCTCTACAATGGTAAAAGAAAAAACTGGTAAGAGTTTTGTTGAACATGTTGATGATCGGCGTATGAGAGAGGCTAGAAGATTACTCGCTAAGCCAAATGTATCGTTAAAAGAAATAATCGAAACTATTGGGTACTCAAGCAAGTCGTTTTTCTATAAAAAATTTAAGCATTATTATGGCATGACGCCAGCGGAAATGAGAAAGAGGTTGTTTAGAGAAGCGCATATTAACTTAAAATAG
- the htpX gene encoding zinc metalloprotease HtpX, whose protein sequence is MLYQQIARNKRKTAILLVIFVIILALVGGGLGYLINGEPISGIVIALIGSLTYLFIVLQNPGNLVMSMNHGREIHEEDDPELWHIVEDMALAGQVPMPRVFIINDESPNAFATGRDPKHSFVAVTTGLRKRLNRSELEGVLGHEISHIRNYDILVSTIGVALAAVISFISSFASRIWWWGSSDRDDDDSSPLEAIFKIVAIVFTLILGPLAAALAQMALSRNREYLADASSVELTRNPQGLISALEKISNSEPMKDPDPSSAGLYIENPFHKRGWSSLFDTHPPTADRIKRLENM, encoded by the coding sequence ATGCTCTATCAACAAATAGCACGCAATAAGCGTAAAACGGCAATTTTGCTTGTTATTTTCGTTATTATTCTAGCTCTTGTTGGTGGTGGGTTAGGATACTTAATTAATGGTGAGCCTATATCGGGGATTGTAATTGCTTTGATTGGAAGTTTGACCTATCTTTTTATCGTTCTCCAAAATCCAGGCAATTTAGTAATGAGCATGAATCATGGACGAGAAATTCATGAAGAAGATGATCCAGAATTATGGCATATTGTTGAAGATATGGCCTTAGCTGGACAAGTGCCGATGCCGAGAGTTTTTATCATTAATGATGAGAGCCCTAATGCCTTTGCGACAGGACGTGATCCCAAGCATAGTTTTGTCGCTGTCACTACTGGTTTAAGAAAAAGGCTTAATCGTAGTGAATTAGAAGGCGTTTTAGGACACGAAATTTCTCATATTAGAAATTATGATATTTTAGTGTCTACAATCGGCGTAGCCTTAGCTGCTGTAATTTCTTTCATTTCTAGTTTTGCTTCTAGGATCTGGTGGTGGGGCAGTTCAGATCGCGATGACGATGATTCTAGTCCATTAGAAGCAATTTTTAAGATAGTAGCAATTGTCTTTACCTTAATTTTAGGACCACTTGCTGCTGCGCTTGCTCAAATGGCACTCTCAAGAAACCGTGAATATTTGGCCGATGCCAGTTCAGTTGAACTTACTAGAAATCCACAAGGATTAATTTCAGCCTTAGAAAAGATTTCAAACAGCGAGCCAATGAAAGACCCAGACCCATCAAGTGCTGGTCTGTATATTGAAAATCCATTCCATAAGCGTGGGTGGAGTTCACTCTTTGACACTCATCCTCCTACAGCGGATCGAATTAAAAGATTAGAAAATATGTAA
- a CDS encoding LemA family protein produces MTLTWIIIIILILLVAVYIGIYNGLQKAKVHADEAWSQIDVQLKRRNDLIPNLVETVKGYAKHESGTLEKVVALRNQLVNIPTSDHEEAIKLSNQITDSLKSIFALAENYPDLKANQNFLALQEELTNTENKIAYSRQLYNSTVAMFNEKLLTFPSNLVAKIHGFKKMDYLQTPTEEKSVPQVKF; encoded by the coding sequence ATGACTCTAACATGGATTATTATTATCATTTTAATTTTACTTGTAGCCGTTTATATCGGAATTTATAATGGTTTACAAAAGGCCAAGGTACATGCAGATGAAGCATGGAGTCAAATTGACGTTCAATTAAAACGTCGTAATGACCTAATTCCTAACTTAGTCGAAACAGTTAAGGGATATGCTAAGCATGAAAGCGGCACTTTAGAAAAAGTAGTTGCCTTGAGAAATCAATTAGTAAATATCCCTACTTCTGATCACGAAGAAGCAATTAAGCTTTCTAATCAAATTACTGATTCTTTGAAGAGTATTTTTGCTTTAGCTGAAAACTATCCTGACTTAAAAGCAAACCAAAACTTCTTAGCACTTCAAGAAGAGCTTACGAATACTGAAAATAAAATTGCTTACTCACGCCAACTTTACAACTCAACAGTTGCTATGTTTAATGAGAAGCTATTAACTTTCCCATCTAACTTAGTTGCTAAGATTCATGGATTTAAGAAAATGGATTATCTTCAAACACCAACTGAAGAAAAATCTGTTCCTCAAGTTAAATTCTAG
- a CDS encoding SLC13 family permease: protein MTVIKNIAKDRILQITVVITIISLFFARPRIEDINFHTLYSILAMLTIIQIFSYLHVLDVLAYKLTASAKSTRRLTAIFTLLSIVSGMFLTNDITVLTLIPLYLTIAKRHQLPEILPVTLIGMGANIGAAFTPWGNPHNIFVVNRYNVSPIKFFSWSIPLLLVSFLIVILFIFFVKDIPIPTVPLEDIRISVRPVVITVAVSIFFFFGVFNIVPAYVPAIIAVILALIINPSIMLHVDYALLLTFTCFFIFISDIQQIPFIVALVSKTMFSEHSVFLTSIISSQFISNVPSTILIGKFTNYAEALFLGSNIGGFGSIVGSMANMLVFKSFVENGTVSKSRFFWVFSALEFTGLIILTILGWIVLDFVL from the coding sequence ATGACCGTCATCAAAAATATTGCTAAAGACCGTATTTTACAAATCACGGTTGTCATAACGATCATAAGCTTATTCTTCGCAAGGCCACGTATTGAGGATATTAACTTCCACACACTTTACTCAATTTTGGCAATGCTGACGATTATCCAAATCTTTTCATACCTTCATGTTTTAGACGTCTTAGCTTATAAACTAACTGCAAGTGCCAAAAGTACGAGAAGATTAACTGCAATCTTTACGCTCTTATCTATCGTATCAGGAATGTTTTTAACCAACGATATAACCGTTTTAACTCTTATACCGCTGTATTTAACAATTGCTAAGAGACACCAGTTACCTGAAATATTACCTGTCACATTAATTGGAATGGGTGCTAATATCGGGGCAGCCTTCACTCCATGGGGTAATCCCCATAATATTTTTGTTGTTAACCGTTATAATGTTTCACCGATTAAATTCTTTAGTTGGTCAATTCCATTATTATTAGTTAGTTTCTTAATTGTTATCTTATTCATCTTTTTCGTTAAAGATATACCAATTCCTACTGTTCCTTTAGAAGACATTAGAATCAGTGTTAGACCTGTTGTTATAACAGTAGCTGTCTCTATTTTCTTTTTCTTTGGGGTCTTCAATATTGTTCCGGCATATGTTCCTGCAATTATTGCAGTAATTCTTGCTCTTATTATTAATCCATCTATTATGTTACACGTGGATTATGCACTGCTTTTAACATTCACATGTTTCTTTATTTTTATCAGCGATATCCAGCAAATTCCATTTATCGTTGCACTAGTTTCAAAGACTATGTTCTCAGAACATTCTGTCTTCTTAACTTCTATCATTTCAAGTCAATTCATTTCCAATGTTCCATCAACTATCTTAATTGGTAAGTTTACCAACTATGCCGAAGCTCTATTTCTTGGCTCAAACATTGGAGGATTTGGATCAATCGTTGGTTCAATGGCCAATATGCTTGTTTTCAAGAGCTTTGTCGAAAATGGAACTGTTTCTAAAAGTAGATTCTTCTGGGTATTTTCAGCCCTAGAATTTACCGGTTTAATAATCTTAACTATCTTAGGCTGGATAGTTCTAGACTTTGTTCTCTAA
- a CDS encoding iron-sulfur cluster biosynthesis family protein has product MIDPKNIELKIKDGAKEVLEKKVKPGQTILLALNDGSNGYSKLGGTCTIGANFQLVVLDNKDPEFSVKVKNNMDLDLYTSDKELAFLDNGLVLNARNAVLSLSSNEGVIDGGVTISEFKGEKLSADEMKKLGGKIC; this is encoded by the coding sequence ATGATTGATCCAAAGAATATTGAATTAAAAATTAAAGATGGTGCAAAAGAAGTCTTAGAAAAGAAAGTGAAACCAGGACAAACAATATTGCTTGCTTTAAATGACGGATCTAATGGTTATTCTAAGCTAGGCGGTACTTGTACAATCGGAGCAAACTTTCAATTAGTTGTGTTAGATAATAAAGATCCGGAATTCTCAGTTAAGGTTAAGAATAATATGGATCTAGATTTGTACACATCTGATAAAGAACTAGCATTCTTAGATAATGGACTAGTTCTTAATGCTCGTAATGCTGTCTTATCTTTATCCTCAAATGAAGGGGTTATTGACGGCGGAGTTACTATTTCTGAGTTTAAAGGAGAAAAACTTTCTGCAGATGAGATGAAAAAATTAGGTGGAAAGATTTGCTAG
- a CDS encoding YfbR-like 5'-deoxynucleotidase yields the protein MGLNAYIQGFNSLESIDRAPGYFKYQHHSVADHSFRTAELAQMMGDIEEVIGKQKINWKALYEKSLNHDYTERFIGDIKTPVKYATPQLRKMIGDVEETMTAKFIKDEIPKEFQKIYTKRLSEGKDDTLEGKILSICDKLDLLYEAYGEIELGNPNPVFMQMFKESLETIKKFDDLTCVQYFIKKILPDLFKGDFAGKDKMQRIAFSILLMGEE from the coding sequence ATGGGATTAAATGCATATATTCAAGGTTTTAACAGTTTAGAGTCAATCGATCGTGCACCAGGTTATTTTAAATATCAACACCACTCTGTAGCTGACCATAGCTTTAGAACAGCTGAACTTGCTCAAATGATGGGAGATATTGAAGAGGTTATCGGTAAGCAAAAAATAAATTGGAAAGCACTTTATGAAAAGAGCCTTAACCATGACTATACAGAGCGCTTTATTGGGGATATTAAGACGCCTGTTAAGTATGCAACTCCGCAATTGCGTAAGATGATTGGGGACGTTGAAGAAACAATGACAGCTAAATTTATTAAGGATGAGATTCCAAAGGAATTTCAAAAGATTTATACTAAGCGTCTCTCCGAAGGTAAAGATGATACCTTAGAAGGTAAAATTCTATCGATTTGCGACAAGCTAGATTTACTCTATGAAGCTTATGGTGAAATTGAATTAGGAAATCCAAATCCAGTTTTCATGCAAATGTTTAAAGAAAGTCTTGAAACAATTAAAAAGTTTGACGACTTAACTTGTGTACAATATTTCATTAAGAAAATTTTACCTGACTTATTCAAAGGGGATTTTGCTGGTAAAGATAAGATGCAAAGAATTGCTTTTAGTATTTTACTAATGGGGGAAGAATAG
- a CDS encoding HNH endonuclease, giving the protein MKLQCSSCGLRLDSLHFKQEGLMNPKLTSICDICLTRNLDAEDYENPVIENISQVMLYGFVGKKNSGKVDPETLNQYLVKSDYRRQYEAFIQDYDGNEVALQQLPRDEFNQAIIKSENGEIDYIPNSNVDFAVNMKNMGIEVDFSLNEVDFVDRERIRHKYNYRCQYCGRGGTSVDHKDPVSLSHNNSFDNLILSCSECNRIKSNMPYKLFTKLNNQLTTVNKKLVKYEDALANLKEEFQQAKRDLAGKVHLKGVVNDPELNAIRKQNKKLQDAIDSLQSDYNALRNERKTYFDVGWKLEKEQKNSEII; this is encoded by the coding sequence TTGAAATTACAGTGTTCATCCTGTGGTTTGCGACTTGATAGCCTTCACTTTAAGCAAGAAGGATTAATGAATCCGAAATTAACAAGTATTTGTGATATTTGCTTAACGCGTAATCTTGATGCAGAAGATTATGAAAATCCCGTGATTGAAAATATTTCCCAGGTAATGCTCTATGGCTTTGTAGGAAAGAAAAATTCGGGTAAGGTTGATCCAGAAACCTTAAATCAGTACCTTGTAAAAAGTGACTATAGACGGCAATATGAGGCTTTTATTCAAGATTATGATGGAAATGAAGTAGCTCTGCAGCAACTTCCAAGAGATGAATTTAATCAGGCAATTATCAAGAGCGAAAATGGGGAAATAGATTATATTCCTAATAGTAATGTTGACTTTGCAGTTAATATGAAAAATATGGGAATTGAAGTAGATTTTTCATTGAATGAAGTAGATTTTGTTGATCGTGAAAGAATTCGTCACAAGTACAATTATCGCTGTCAGTATTGTGGTAGAGGCGGAACCAGTGTAGACCATAAAGATCCAGTTTCTTTATCACATAACAACTCTTTTGATAATCTGATTTTGTCATGTAGCGAATGCAATCGTATCAAGTCTAATATGCCATATAAATTATTTACAAAGTTAAATAATCAATTAACTACGGTAAATAAGAAATTGGTTAAATACGAAGATGCTCTAGCTAATCTAAAAGAAGAATTTCAACAGGCAAAACGAGATTTGGCCGGAAAAGTTCACTTAAAAGGTGTCGTTAATGATCCTGAATTAAATGCAATCCGTAAGCAAAATAAAAAATTGCAGGATGCTATTGATAGTTTGCAAAGCGACTATAATGCTTTACGTAATGAGCGTAAAACGTACTTTGATGTAGGTTGGAAATTAGAAAAAGAGCAGAAAAACAGCGAAATTATCTAA
- a CDS encoding amino acid ABC transporter ATP-binding protein — MNNNNEENILQVQHLQKKYGDHTVLKDISFNINKGEVMTIIGPSGGGKSTMLRCINLLEEPSDGKILFHGENILDAHFDRNTFRSKVGMVFQQFNLFNNKNVLQNCMIGQEMVLGRSKEEAKKVAIENLKKVGMDPFLTAKPQQLSGGQQQRVAIARAISMDPEVLLFDEPTSALDPEMVGEVLNTMQLLAKTGLTMVIVTHEMGFARDVSDQVVFMSDGVITEQGTPQQIFNDPQEEKTKKFLRNFRSNEL, encoded by the coding sequence ATGAACAATAATAACGAAGAAAATATTTTACAAGTACAACATTTACAAAAGAAATACGGTGACCACACAGTATTAAAAGATATTTCTTTTAATATCAACAAGGGTGAAGTAATGACTATTATTGGTCCATCTGGTGGTGGTAAATCTACTATGCTTAGATGTATCAACCTTCTTGAGGAACCAAGCGATGGAAAGATTTTATTCCACGGTGAAAATATTCTTGATGCTCATTTCGACCGTAATACATTTCGTTCGAAAGTTGGTATGGTTTTCCAACAATTCAACTTATTTAACAATAAAAACGTGCTACAAAACTGCATGATTGGTCAAGAAATGGTTCTTGGTCGTTCTAAAGAAGAAGCTAAAAAAGTTGCAATTGAAAACTTGAAAAAAGTTGGTATGGATCCTTTCCTTACAGCAAAACCTCAACAATTATCTGGTGGTCAACAGCAACGTGTAGCAATTGCACGAGCAATTTCAATGGATCCAGAAGTATTACTCTTTGATGAACCTACTAGTGCTCTTGATCCTGAAATGGTTGGTGAAGTACTTAATACTATGCAACTTCTCGCCAAGACTGGTTTGACAATGGTAATTGTTACTCACGAAATGGGATTTGCTCGTGATGTCTCTGATCAAGTAGTATTTATGAGTGATGGGGTTATTACTGAACAAGGTACTCCACAACAAATTTTCAATGATCCTCAAGAAGAAAAAACTAAAAAGTTCTTACGTAACTTTAGAAGTAATGAACTTTAA
- a CDS encoding ABC transporter substrate-binding protein/permease, protein MKSKIRWFSALLALILSLVIGFSFNSNQTEAAKKEAPLKIGMEANYPPYNWTQTTDANGAVPIDGSKQYANGYDVQIAKIIGKKLHRKVVVEKTEWDGLLPALTSGKIDLIIAGMSPTAERRKAINFSEPYRKGTFVVITNKDSKFAQAKGLNDFKNAKLTAQQGTLHYDLIKQLHGAKREPAMRSFSAMRQSLQSGTIDGYVAEDIEYQSYKSVNPNIVAVNLNKMQGFHIPYEDSITSIGVKKGNTELLNQVNNILNGISNKKRNQLMADAVKEQPQAGGSKKENWFMSIMHRYGSMILGGVGMTLLLALVGTIVGFFIGLLVGIVRTIPTPKSTGKKWGLKIVDWILAVYIEVFRGTPMMVQAAVIYYGIAQLWHLNLNRTVAALVIVSINTGAYLAEVIRGGINATPKGQFEAASAIGMTHSQQMWHIILPQAIRNCLPSITNEFIVNIKDTSVLSIISVSELFFVGTTVASQTFQFFQTYFIISMIYLILTFSITRIFNFIEKKLEGPKNYNLMANQLQVEDPKETGFEHEQ, encoded by the coding sequence GTGAAGTCAAAAATAAGATGGTTTAGTGCTTTATTAGCCCTAATTTTAAGTTTAGTGATCGGTTTTAGTTTTAACTCTAATCAAACCGAAGCGGCTAAAAAAGAAGCACCCCTAAAAATCGGTATGGAAGCTAATTACCCACCATACAATTGGACTCAAACAACCGATGCAAACGGTGCTGTTCCAATTGACGGTTCTAAGCAATATGCAAATGGATATGATGTCCAAATTGCAAAAATCATCGGTAAGAAACTTCATCGTAAAGTTGTGGTTGAAAAAACCGAATGGGACGGTCTATTGCCTGCATTAACTTCTGGCAAGATCGACTTAATTATTGCTGGTATGTCTCCTACTGCTGAACGTAGAAAGGCAATCAATTTTTCTGAACCTTATAGAAAAGGAACATTTGTAGTTATTACAAATAAGGACAGTAAATTTGCTCAAGCAAAAGGCTTAAATGACTTTAAGAATGCAAAATTAACTGCTCAACAAGGTACTCTCCACTACGACCTAATCAAGCAACTACATGGCGCTAAGCGTGAACCTGCAATGAGAAGCTTTTCTGCAATGCGTCAAAGCTTACAATCAGGCACAATTGATGGTTATGTTGCAGAAGATATTGAATACCAAAGCTACAAGAGCGTTAACCCTAATATTGTTGCTGTTAACTTAAACAAGATGCAAGGTTTCCATATTCCATATGAAGACTCAATTACTTCAATTGGTGTTAAGAAAGGCAACACTGAATTACTAAATCAAGTTAATAACATTTTAAATGGTATTTCTAACAAGAAGCGTAATCAATTAATGGCTGACGCAGTTAAGGAACAGCCTCAAGCAGGTGGCAGCAAGAAAGAAAATTGGTTCATGTCAATTATGCATCGCTACGGTTCAATGATTCTTGGCGGTGTTGGAATGACTCTTCTCTTAGCCTTAGTTGGTACTATTGTTGGTTTCTTCATTGGTTTACTTGTTGGTATTGTTAGAACTATTCCAACTCCTAAGTCCACTGGTAAGAAGTGGGGCTTAAAGATCGTTGATTGGATCTTAGCAGTATATATTGAAGTATTCCGTGGAACTCCTATGATGGTTCAGGCTGCGGTTATCTACTACGGAATTGCTCAATTATGGCACCTCAACTTAAACCGTACTGTAGCTGCTTTAGTAATTGTTTCAATTAATACCGGAGCTTACCTAGCTGAAGTTATTCGTGGTGGTATTAACGCTACACCTAAGGGCCAATTCGAAGCAGCATCTGCTATTGGTATGACTCACTCACAACAAATGTGGCACATTATCTTACCTCAAGCTATCAGAAACTGTTTACCATCAATTACTAACGAATTTATTGTTAACATCAAGGATACGTCAGTATTAAGTATTATCTCTGTTTCAGAATTGTTCTTTGTTGGTACAACTGTTGCCAGCCAAACCTTCCAATTCTTCCAAACTTACTTCATTATTTCAATGATCTACTTAATCTTGACATTCTCAATCACGAGAATCTTTAACTTTATTGAAAAGAAGCTTGAAGGTCCAAAGAACTACAACTTAATGGCTAACCAATTACAAGTAGAAGATCCAAAGGAGACTGGATTTGAACATGAACAATAA
- a CDS encoding DNA-3-methyladenine glycosylase: MNYEKFFTNRSTSDISKDLLGRTLSFNNGTEILSGTIVETEAYVGVKDRTAHSYGGRRSQANEGLYRSGGSLYIYSQRQYFFFDVACQEEGEPQGVLIRAIDPLTGIDTMIKNRNGKTGPLLTNGPGKMMQAFGITSRKWDLARLADSPFDIDINHKRNIAEIIALPRVGVNQSDPEWAKKKLRFIVAGNPYVSDIKKKDVKKNHGFI, from the coding sequence ATGAACTATGAAAAATTTTTCACTAATCGATCCACTAGTGACATTAGCAAAGATTTACTAGGCAGAACTTTATCTTTTAATAACGGAACTGAGATTTTATCTGGCACAATTGTTGAAACAGAAGCTTATGTAGGCGTAAAAGATCGTACTGCTCATTCTTACGGCGGTAGACGCAGCCAAGCAAATGAAGGCCTATATCGATCTGGTGGCAGCTTATATATTTATTCGCAAAGACAATATTTTTTCTTTGATGTTGCTTGCCAAGAAGAAGGCGAGCCTCAAGGGGTTTTAATTCGGGCTATCGATCCACTAACTGGAATTGACACTATGATCAAGAACCGCAATGGAAAAACAGGACCGCTTTTAACAAATGGGCCCGGTAAAATGATGCAAGCCTTTGGCATTACTAGTAGAAAATGGGATTTAGCACGTTTAGCAGATTCTCCATTTGATATCGATATCAATCATAAACGCAACATAGCAGAAATAATTGCGCTTCCGAGAGTAGGTGTTAATCAGTCAGATCCCGAATGGGCTAAGAAAAAATTAAGATTCATAGTTGCTGGAAATCCTTATGTTTCGGACATTAAGAAAAAAGATGTCAAAAAAAATCATGGATTTATTTGA